CCGCGCGCAGCAAAGCAGCAGTGCACATTCCGGCGCCGAGCACAGGCAGGGAAGGCAGCACGATCTGCATGAACTCGGTGGCCAGTTCCGCAGTGCGCCCCTGCGCGCCGATCATCCGCACCAGGTCATCCAGGAATGGGAATGTCACAATCACTGTCGCTGTCATCAGGATGAGCATGTAGGCCAGTGATGCACCGGCGATTTCACGCGCCTCGCCCCGATCGCCGCGCCCCAGCGCGCGTGACGTGAGCGCAGTGGCTGCGATTGAGAGACCAATCGCCACCGATGTGCTGAAGAACAGAAGCGTGCCCGCATAACCGATGGCAGCCGCCAGCTCCACTTGCCCCAGAAGCGAGATGTAGAACAGGTTGAGCGCGTCGACGATGAACACTGCGACCAGACCGATTGATCCGGTCGCAGTCATCACCACGACGTGCCGCATGGTGGAGCCTGTGACAAACTTCGCTTGTGAGCCTGCAGCGCTGGCGGCACGTCCAGGAGCAACGGGCGCTCCGCTGCTCATGACGCGAAAACCTGCCCCAGATCTGAAAACCCTTTGAATTCCAACGCATTGCCCGAGGGATCGCGCAGGAACATGGTGGCCTGCTCACCGGGCTGCCCTTCGAAGCGAAGCGTCGGCTGCATGATCCAGTCGATCCCCTCGGCAGCTTCAAGCCGGGCCGCCAGGGCTTTCCAGTCATCCATCTGCAGCACTGCGCCAAAATGCGGGATCGGCACCGAATGCCCGTCGACTGTTCCCGAAGCCGAAGCCGCCCCGGCGTCAGCACGAACATGGCCGGACATCTGGTGGCCGAAGAGATCGAAATCGATCCACGTCTCGGTGAAGCGGCCCATTGGGCAACCGAGCACTTCACCATAGAAGTGGCGGGT
The DNA window shown above is from Hoeflea phototrophica DFL-43 and carries:
- a CDS encoding VOC family protein, giving the protein MTPFHLAFPIRDIDQTRHFYGEVLGCPMGRFTETWIDFDLFGHQMSGHVRADAGAASASGTVDGHSVPIPHFGAVLQMDDWKALAARLEAAEGIDWIMQPTLRFEGQPGEQATMFLRDPSGNALEFKGFSDLGQVFAS